A single Hypanus sabinus isolate sHypSab1 chromosome 24, sHypSab1.hap1, whole genome shotgun sequence DNA region contains:
- the si:dkey-16n15.6 gene encoding organic solute transporter subunit alpha, with product MLERLAGEQVSPSPFPCCCCCCCPFISVTRVSLRWMTVAVFQLSVVRTALFFVLLVLWTDEKYDYGEVGFRSPNIYMHIIIGASTFLSFYGYLLFYKATKSSLPGYGLQGKFICVTMVLVLFGVQSGILETMGALGAIPCSSPFSVDMRSQIIFNYAVIVEMFFISLLARFCFRKVEPGSHPAPGPAREHKSAQTDDGHSAGTPEPDRFPDEVLCQIEHAPLDRFDFGEVVRSLGGRDLDPEGGPAPAQKGTAPQDPVPPGPSVIQVKVQVNSCEAKQDVTLV from the exons ATGTTGGAGCGTCTGGCCGGGGAGCAGGTTTCTCCCAGTCCCTTCCCCTGCTGTTGCTGTTGCTGTTGTCCCTTCATTTCTGTCACCAG GGTGAGCCTGCGCTGGATGACGGTCGCGGTGTTCCAGCTGTCCGTGGTCAGGACCGCACTGTTCTTCGTGCTGCTGGTCCTGTGGACGGACGAGAAGTACGATTACGGGGAG GTGGGCTTCCGCAGCCCCAACATCTACATGCACATAATCATCGGTGCCTCCACGTTCCTCTCCTTCTACGGCTACCTCCTCTTCTACAAGGCCACCAAGAGTTCACTCCCTGGCTACGGACTCCAGGGCAAGTTCATCTGCGTCACCATGGTCCTGGTTTTGTTTGGGGTCCAGAGCGGCATCCTGGAGACCATGGGTGCATTGGGCGCCATCCCTTGCTCGTCTCCCTTCTCCGTCGACATGCGATCGCAGA tcATCTTCAACTACGCAGTGATCGTGGAGATGTTCTTCATCAGTCTGCTGGCTCGTTTCTGCTTCCGCAAGGTGGAGCCAGGCAGCCACCCCGCCCCCGGCCCGGCCCGCGAGCACAAGTCCGCCCAGACGGACGACGGGCACTCTGCCGGCACCCCCGAGCCCGACCGGTTCCCGGACGAGGTGCTGTGCCAGATCGAGCACGCGCCACTGGACCGCTTCGACTTCGGAGAAGTGGTGAGGTCGCTGGGGGGCCGAGACCTCGATCCCGAGGGGGGGCCGGCGCCTGCTCAGAAGGGGACTGCCCCGCAAGACCCAGTGCCCCCTGGGCCGAGCGTCATCCAGGTCAAAGTGCAGGTCAACTCGTGTGAGGCCAAGCAGGACGTGACTCTGGTCTGA